A single genomic interval of Solimonas sp. K1W22B-7 harbors:
- a CDS encoding 2Fe-2S iron-sulfur cluster-binding protein: MGIKLTFVQADGVEKTFEDVPTGQSLMEVGRFNNVEGILGDCGGSCACATCHVYVSAPWRAVVGEPDDIETSTLDMATDVLPGQSRLCCQIQLRDELDGLQVTVAPSF, translated from the coding sequence ATGGGTATCAAGCTGACATTCGTGCAGGCCGACGGGGTCGAGAAGACCTTCGAGGACGTTCCGACGGGACAGTCCCTGATGGAGGTCGGCCGCTTCAACAACGTGGAAGGCATCCTCGGCGACTGCGGCGGCAGCTGCGCCTGCGCCACCTGCCACGTCTACGTGAGCGCGCCGTGGCGCGCCGTGGTCGGCGAGCCGGACGACATCGAGACCTCGACCCTGGACATGGCGACGGACGTGCTGCCCGGCCAGAGCCGCCTGTGCTGCCAGATCCAGCTGCGCGATGAACTGGACGGCCTGCAGGTCACGGTCGCCCCGAGCTTCTGA
- a CDS encoding SDR family NAD(P)-dependent oxidoreductase, translating to MGQELVGKVAVITGAASGIGRATAELFVAEGARVVIADIDAAQGEALVAQLGEAALFQRTDVSNPDEVRALIDLAVSHFGGLHVMFNNAGIAGAMVPRFLDDDLKDFQKVIGVNLLGVMVGAQAAGRHMSKNGGGVIINNASIAGVLPGHALMSYRASKAAVIGFSKSIAIDLAEYGIRVNCLAPGHIRTPLTSFAPPGTSPEVAERIRKEVGAAFDSNQPLKRHGRPEDVAQTVLYLSGDRSAQITGVVLPIDGGITAGDPVNHLQEIMDARARAMAS from the coding sequence GTGGGTCAGGAACTGGTCGGCAAGGTAGCGGTGATCACGGGCGCAGCCAGCGGCATCGGGCGCGCCACGGCCGAGCTGTTCGTGGCCGAGGGCGCGCGGGTGGTGATTGCCGACATCGATGCCGCGCAGGGCGAGGCGCTGGTGGCGCAGCTGGGTGAGGCGGCGCTGTTCCAGCGCACCGACGTGTCCAACCCCGACGAGGTGCGCGCGCTGATCGATCTTGCCGTGTCCCATTTCGGTGGCCTGCATGTGATGTTCAACAACGCCGGCATCGCCGGCGCGATGGTTCCACGCTTCCTCGATGACGACCTGAAGGACTTCCAGAAGGTCATCGGCGTCAACCTGCTGGGCGTGATGGTGGGCGCCCAGGCCGCGGGTCGACACATGTCGAAGAACGGTGGCGGCGTCATCATCAACAACGCCTCCATCGCCGGTGTGCTGCCGGGGCATGCGCTGATGAGCTACCGCGCCTCCAAGGCGGCGGTCATCGGCTTCAGCAAATCCATCGCGATCGACCTGGCCGAGTACGGCATCCGCGTGAACTGCCTGGCGCCCGGCCATATCCGCACGCCGCTGACTTCCTTCGCCCCTCCGGGCACGAGTCCGGAAGTGGCGGAGCGGATCAGGAAGGAAGTGGGTGCCGCGTTCGATTCCAACCAGCCGCTCAAGCGGCATGGCCGGCCGGAGGACGTTGCCCAGACCGTGCTGTACCTGTCCGGGGACCGCTCGGCACAGATCACCGGCGTGGTGCTGCCGATCGATGGCGGTATCACCGCCGGCGATCCGGTCAACCACCTGCAGGAAATCATGGACGCGCGCGCCAGGGCGATGGCGTCGTAA
- a CDS encoding cytochrome P450, with protein sequence MDVAQSEAKTPAGKCPMGHGASQLTEASLSDPKIQARPHAFFQALRSEKPVYFDAKLGMWLVSRYDDIVTVLRDPLTYSDKHGYAAQYASGFFEEFRQILERDGGGFFPDVIKDDPPAHTRVRRLMDKAFTAHRVVTLEPGITRIIVDLVEKLADKAADGQVVDGVNDFAIPLTISVICEQLGFSQFNADKIKGWSSAVTAQIGRMQNREQMLDNAAQICELQNFIIAEMKARQEQPREDMISDLVYARTEDGGTLTFAEAVSLVRAMIIAGNDTTASAIGNLMFVLATRPEVAQTLRDSVDDDRLLNRFVEELLRIEPPVRGLAKMTTKEVELGGQKLPEHAHLLVLYASGNDDETQFPCPRDFDLNRSNLGKHVAFGIGVHRCIGASLSRMEIKVAAREIVRRLDSIKLAIPAEEIRYQPTVAVRTIESLPLTLARKR encoded by the coding sequence ATGGATGTGGCCCAGAGTGAAGCAAAGACCCCGGCCGGCAAGTGCCCCATGGGCCATGGAGCCTCGCAGCTCACCGAGGCTTCGCTGAGCGATCCGAAGATCCAGGCGCGGCCCCATGCCTTCTTCCAGGCGCTGCGCTCCGAGAAGCCGGTGTACTTCGATGCCAAGCTCGGCATGTGGCTGGTGTCGCGCTACGACGACATCGTCACGGTGCTGCGCGACCCGCTGACCTACTCCGACAAGCATGGCTACGCCGCGCAGTACGCCAGCGGCTTCTTCGAGGAGTTCAGGCAGATTCTCGAGCGTGACGGTGGCGGCTTCTTTCCCGACGTCATCAAGGACGATCCGCCCGCCCACACGCGTGTGCGCCGCCTGATGGACAAGGCCTTCACCGCGCACCGCGTGGTGACGCTGGAGCCGGGCATCACCAGGATCATCGTGGACCTGGTCGAGAAGCTCGCCGACAAGGCAGCCGACGGCCAGGTGGTTGACGGCGTCAACGACTTCGCCATTCCGCTGACCATCTCGGTGATCTGCGAGCAGCTGGGTTTCAGCCAGTTCAATGCCGACAAGATCAAGGGCTGGTCGTCGGCGGTCACGGCGCAGATCGGCCGCATGCAGAACCGCGAGCAGATGCTCGACAACGCCGCGCAGATCTGCGAGCTGCAGAATTTCATCATCGCGGAGATGAAGGCGCGGCAGGAACAGCCGCGCGAGGACATGATCTCCGACCTGGTGTATGCCCGTACGGAAGACGGCGGGACGCTGACCTTCGCCGAGGCGGTGTCGCTGGTCCGCGCCATGATCATTGCCGGCAACGACACCACGGCCAGCGCCATCGGCAACCTGATGTTCGTGCTCGCCACCCGGCCGGAAGTGGCCCAGACGCTGCGGGACTCCGTGGATGACGACCGCCTGCTGAACCGCTTCGTCGAGGAACTGCTGCGCATCGAGCCGCCGGTCCGCGGCCTGGCGAAGATGACCACGAAGGAAGTGGAGCTGGGGGGGCAGAAGCTGCCGGAGCACGCGCACCTGCTGGTGCTGTACGCCTCGGGAAACGACGACGAGACCCAGTTCCCCTGTCCGCGCGACTTCGACCTGAATCGAAGCAATCTCGGCAAGCACGTCGCCTTCGGCATCGGCGTGCATCGCTGCATCGGCGCCTCGCTGTCGCGAATGGAGATCAAGGTGGCGGCGCGCGAGATCGTGCGGCGCCTGGACAGCATCAAGCTGGCGATCCCGGCCGAGGAGATCCGCTACCAGCCGACGGTGGCGGTGCGCACCATCGAGAGCCTGCCGCTGACCCTCGCGCGCAAGCGTTGA
- a CDS encoding helix-turn-helix domain-containing protein: METLFVFDKRNYLDCQSAFRGPRNREYYTGDYTIEPASVIDVRADRKAVGPCSIIRLRSRTRLFFRRSWTHIREDATDVAVLWFVKRGRLQVSHQCGQTVAKAGDFLVTKSMTPFSVECQPGEDSTHEVLHLIVPMHILRRFVPQDVKTGFCVPAQGRKFAIAERILTDIFEDAGEFREPVAQVLVDSALSVLSDAMKDEESSSPQRQTLSDKRLHDVLRFIEVHLSDPKLSIATVAKGCGISPRYLSLLLKAHGTPFSTLVWDKRLKTAGQWLTSSKPGEASISEIAYRVGFKSPAHFSRMFKREFKLSPRQYRTAGLPQSSREPQALVVDGGQSRH; encoded by the coding sequence ATGGAAACCCTATTCGTATTCGACAAGCGTAATTATCTCGATTGCCAGAGCGCCTTTCGTGGGCCGCGCAACCGCGAGTACTACACCGGCGACTACACCATCGAGCCGGCCTCGGTGATCGACGTGCGCGCCGACCGCAAGGCGGTGGGCCCCTGCTCGATCATCCGCCTGCGGTCGAGGACGCGGCTGTTCTTCCGGCGCAGCTGGACGCATATCCGCGAGGACGCCACCGACGTGGCCGTGCTGTGGTTCGTCAAGCGCGGCCGCCTGCAGGTCTCCCACCAGTGCGGCCAGACCGTGGCCAAGGCCGGCGATTTCCTGGTCACCAAGTCGATGACGCCGTTCTCGGTGGAGTGCCAGCCGGGCGAGGATTCGACGCACGAGGTGCTGCACCTGATCGTGCCGATGCACATCCTGCGCCGCTTCGTGCCGCAGGATGTGAAGACCGGATTCTGCGTGCCCGCCCAGGGCCGCAAGTTCGCCATCGCCGAGCGCATCCTGACGGACATCTTCGAGGATGCCGGCGAGTTCAGGGAACCGGTGGCGCAGGTCCTGGTCGACAGCGCCCTGTCGGTGCTCAGCGACGCGATGAAGGACGAGGAGTCCAGCTCGCCGCAGCGCCAGACGCTGTCGGACAAGCGCCTGCACGACGTGCTGCGCTTCATCGAAGTGCACCTGTCCGATCCGAAGCTGAGCATCGCCACGGTCGCCAAGGGCTGCGGCATTTCGCCGCGCTACCTGTCGCTGCTGCTCAAGGCCCACGGCACGCCGTTCTCGACCCTGGTCTGGGACAAGCGCCTGAAGACGGCCGGGCAGTGGCTGACCTCGTCCAAGCCGGGCGAGGCCTCGATCAGCGAGATTGCCTACCGCGTGGGCTTCAAGAGCCCCGCGCATTTCAGCCGCATGTTCAAGCGTGAGTTCAAGCTGAGCCCGCGGCAATACCGCACGGCCGGCCTGCCGCAATCGTCGCGCGAGCCGCAGGCGCTCGTCGTCGACGGTGGCCAGTCGCGGCACTAG
- a CDS encoding CaiB/BaiF CoA transferase family protein, with product MTMRTRGGPLQGLRVVELTKVWAGPYVGKLLAFLGAEVIRVESMESLDVTRTYGVADIDKAPGFQAVNPQKLSVQIDMKTPEGIALILDLLRQSDVLVENLRPGAVKRLGLGYEAARAAKPDLVYVSMGMFGSDGPLSYQTGYAPCFAALGGVSLLVGHEGGAPGGMNVRYADSSFGAAAAYAAAVALLHRRRTGAGQFIDVSAVECMSSMIGDTIMDYSLNGAVRECDGNRHAGMAPHGLYPCRDGEWISIAVSSDESWQALAGAMGLASDSLFTTLASRKAHEAELDRRLAAWTASQDARELAASLQQRGIAAGKSQSSVDLVADPQLWEGGFYREVSDREGNRRSIVGPSWTLSREAGVTDAAPRLGEHNAYVFGEVLGLSAEKQRQLAAAGITR from the coding sequence ATGACGATGCGCACGCGAGGGGGTCCCCTGCAGGGCCTGCGGGTGGTGGAACTGACCAAGGTCTGGGCCGGGCCCTATGTCGGCAAGCTCCTGGCTTTTCTCGGCGCCGAGGTCATTCGCGTGGAAAGCATGGAATCGCTCGACGTCACGCGCACCTATGGCGTCGCCGACATCGACAAGGCGCCGGGCTTCCAGGCGGTGAACCCGCAGAAGCTCAGCGTGCAGATCGACATGAAGACGCCCGAGGGCATCGCGCTGATCCTGGACCTGCTGCGCCAGTCCGACGTGCTGGTGGAGAACCTGCGCCCGGGGGCGGTGAAGCGCCTGGGCCTGGGCTACGAGGCGGCCAGGGCCGCGAAGCCGGACCTCGTCTACGTCTCCATGGGCATGTTCGGCAGTGACGGTCCGCTGAGTTACCAGACCGGCTACGCGCCCTGCTTCGCCGCCCTGGGCGGCGTCAGCCTACTGGTCGGTCACGAGGGTGGGGCGCCAGGCGGCATGAACGTGCGCTATGCGGATTCCAGCTTCGGCGCGGCGGCGGCCTATGCCGCGGCCGTGGCCCTGTTGCACCGTCGCAGGACCGGCGCCGGCCAGTTCATCGACGTTTCCGCCGTCGAGTGCATGAGCAGCATGATCGGCGACACGATCATGGACTACAGCCTCAATGGCGCCGTGCGCGAATGTGACGGCAACCGTCATGCCGGCATGGCGCCGCATGGCCTCTATCCCTGCCGCGACGGGGAGTGGATCAGCATCGCCGTGTCCTCGGACGAGAGCTGGCAGGCCCTGGCCGGGGCCATGGGGCTCGCATCGGATTCTCTGTTCACGACCCTGGCCAGCCGCAAGGCGCATGAAGCCGAGCTGGACCGCCGGCTTGCGGCCTGGACCGCCAGCCAGGACGCCCGCGAATTGGCGGCCAGCCTGCAGCAGCGCGGCATCGCCGCCGGCAAGAGCCAGAGTTCCGTGGACCTGGTGGCCGACCCCCAGCTCTGGGAGGGAGGCTTCTACCGCGAGGTCAGCGACCGCGAAGGCAACAGACGCAGCATCGTCGGCCCCTCCTGGACCCTGTCCCGGGAGGCCGGGGTCACTGACGCCGCGCCGCGCCTGGGCGAGCACAACGCCTATGTTTTCGGCGAAGTCCTGGGCCTTTCGGCCGAAAAGCAGCGCCAGCTTGCCGCGGCCGGCATCACCCGTTAG
- a CDS encoding CaiB/BaiF CoA transferase family protein, with protein sequence MSALKGFRVLELAEGVAGEYCGKLLSDFGADVIKLERPGSGSPTRAMGPFAPAGGAGENSGLFAYLNTGKHSVALDVASAIGTETLAQLLDKVDAVIDDHPAGWLRSVGLDPQAFAERWPRLLLCSITAFGQLPPEDRLHAEDLTVFHASGWGYHTPSGAADGQPPLKGPGRFLASYEAGLEAALCVVAALYEREDSGQGRFIGVSKQEVLASRVDYVLGQMVAGDMDVSTRRTAFDLFGPAGIFPCRDGYAYIWMSAPGHWDALGKLLGHPDWMKSFPERWLERECTPERVAQCRGHIAEWLRTQDKDAVSAEAQKLGLTLVAVNHARDLRASPQYAHRGFFAEVEHPAQGRALYPTVPYKLSATPARIASPAPLLGQHTQRLAELGGTAEQAT encoded by the coding sequence ATGTCGGCCTTGAAGGGATTCCGGGTGCTGGAACTGGCGGAAGGCGTTGCCGGCGAGTACTGCGGCAAGCTGCTCTCCGATTTTGGCGCCGACGTCATCAAGCTGGAGCGGCCGGGCAGCGGCAGCCCGACCCGTGCCATGGGGCCGTTCGCGCCCGCGGGCGGTGCCGGCGAGAACAGCGGCCTGTTCGCCTACCTGAATACCGGCAAGCACTCGGTGGCGCTGGATGTCGCAAGCGCCATCGGCACCGAGACGCTGGCGCAGTTGCTGGACAAGGTCGACGCGGTCATCGACGACCACCCTGCCGGCTGGCTCAGGAGCGTCGGCCTGGATCCGCAGGCCTTCGCGGAGCGCTGGCCGCGGCTGCTGCTGTGCTCGATCACCGCCTTCGGCCAGTTGCCGCCGGAGGATCGCCTGCACGCCGAGGACCTCACGGTGTTCCACGCCAGCGGCTGGGGCTACCACACGCCCAGCGGCGCCGCCGACGGGCAGCCGCCGCTGAAAGGCCCGGGACGCTTCCTGGCCAGCTACGAGGCCGGCCTGGAGGCCGCGCTCTGCGTGGTCGCCGCCCTGTACGAGCGCGAGGACTCGGGCCAGGGCCGCTTCATCGGCGTGTCGAAGCAGGAGGTGCTGGCCTCGCGCGTCGATTACGTGCTCGGACAGATGGTGGCGGGCGACATGGACGTCAGTACCCGGCGCACGGCCTTCGACCTGTTCGGGCCGGCGGGTATCTTTCCCTGCCGCGATGGCTATGCCTACATCTGGATGTCGGCGCCCGGGCACTGGGATGCGCTGGGCAAGCTGCTGGGTCATCCGGATTGGATGAAGTCGTTTCCGGAGCGCTGGCTGGAGCGCGAGTGCACGCCGGAGCGCGTGGCGCAGTGCCGCGGCCATATCGCCGAGTGGCTGCGCACGCAGGACAAGGACGCCGTGTCTGCCGAAGCGCAGAAGCTCGGCCTGACGCTGGTGGCGGTGAACCATGCGCGCGACCTGCGGGCTTCGCCGCAGTACGCCCATCGCGGATTCTTCGCCGAGGTGGAGCATCCGGCACAGGGCAGGGCGCTGTATCCAACGGTGCCCTACAAGCTCAGCGCCACGCCAGCGCGGATCGCCAGCCCGGCGCCGCTGCTGGGCCAGCACACGCAGCGCCTCGCGGAGCTGGGCGGCACGGCGGAGCAGGCGACATGA
- a CDS encoding hydantoinase/oxoprolinase family protein, whose product MSYRVGIDVGGTFTDFALLKGAEVVLHKNLSTPEDRSIGVMTGLKKLAGIEGLELGEFLGRCEAIVHGTTVADNTLIEMNGAVTGLITTEGFRDEIEYRRGYKEDIWDVRLDPPKEIAPRRRRLTVPERVLFDGSVYKALDEDAVRECCRRLRKQNVESVAISLIFSFINPAHEQRVAQIVAEEMPGVHISCSHQVLPRAPEFDRTSTTVVNAYVAPRVTSYIEKLVGRLKDGGYRRQLMVMQASGGVMTREYIDGSPIRVLASGPAGGVIGSAHVGTAKGYPNLLCVDMGGTSYDMSVVLNGAAPAEAGWNMHHRYLVGVPMVKVETLGAGGGSICNIHNGALAVGPASAGSEPGPICYGRGGTQPTITDALLMLGILSAEAEFAGGSFSLSRAGVAEAFQQLGTQMGYGAEDAAFDCWRVVNANMSQAVRRTVAGKGIDPKDMVMLAYGGNGPVFAAVQAEDLGIDRVLVPKASPTFSALGTLVANPGIDEERSYIAPADQVDVGRLKALWADLEARAEKYFADAELPRERITSKYQMKMRYPGQNWALAFDIRVNQGLGDLAFVDAGLPAQAIAAFNQRYTEEFGHVREGEMPEVTGIRLVTCVETPSPRVIRGTTAATVAAQGSSTRRTNLGTGYRDTPVFRGTALKPGHEVTGPAIIEETFTTIVVYPGWKAQVDDAGDYELTHVGKSR is encoded by the coding sequence GTGAGCTATCGCGTTGGCATCGATGTCGGCGGCACCTTCACCGACTTTGCCCTGCTCAAGGGGGCGGAAGTGGTACTGCACAAGAATCTCAGCACGCCGGAGGACCGTTCCATCGGCGTGATGACCGGCCTGAAGAAGCTCGCCGGGATCGAAGGTCTCGAGCTGGGCGAGTTCCTCGGGCGCTGCGAGGCCATCGTGCATGGCACGACCGTGGCCGACAACACCCTGATCGAGATGAACGGTGCGGTCACCGGCCTGATCACTACCGAAGGCTTCCGTGATGAGATCGAGTACCGCCGCGGCTACAAGGAGGACATCTGGGACGTACGCCTGGATCCGCCCAAGGAGATCGCGCCGCGCCGCCGCCGCCTGACGGTGCCGGAGCGCGTGCTGTTCGACGGCTCGGTGTACAAGGCGCTGGACGAGGACGCGGTGCGCGAGTGCTGCCGGCGGCTGCGCAAGCAGAACGTCGAGTCCGTCGCCATTTCGCTGATCTTCTCCTTCATCAACCCGGCGCACGAGCAGCGCGTGGCGCAGATCGTCGCGGAGGAAATGCCGGGCGTGCATATCTCCTGCTCGCATCAGGTCCTGCCGCGCGCCCCCGAGTTCGACCGCACCAGCACCACCGTGGTCAATGCCTACGTCGCCCCGCGGGTGACCTCCTACATCGAGAAGCTGGTGGGCCGCCTGAAGGACGGCGGATACCGGCGGCAGCTGATGGTGATGCAGGCCAGCGGCGGCGTGATGACGCGTGAGTACATCGACGGATCGCCGATCCGTGTCCTGGCCTCGGGTCCGGCCGGCGGCGTGATCGGCTCGGCCCATGTCGGTACCGCCAAGGGCTATCCCAACCTGCTGTGCGTGGACATGGGCGGGACGTCCTACGACATGTCGGTGGTGCTCAACGGTGCCGCGCCGGCGGAGGCTGGCTGGAACATGCACCACCGCTACCTGGTGGGTGTGCCGATGGTGAAGGTGGAGACGCTGGGTGCCGGCGGCGGGTCGATCTGCAATATCCACAACGGCGCCCTGGCCGTGGGCCCGGCATCCGCCGGCTCGGAGCCGGGGCCGATCTGCTATGGCCGCGGCGGCACGCAGCCGACCATCACCGATGCGCTGCTGATGCTGGGCATCCTCTCGGCGGAAGCCGAGTTTGCCGGCGGCAGCTTTTCGCTGTCGCGGGCCGGCGTCGCGGAAGCCTTCCAGCAGCTCGGCACGCAGATGGGCTATGGCGCCGAGGACGCGGCCTTCGACTGCTGGCGCGTGGTCAATGCCAACATGAGCCAGGCGGTGCGCCGCACCGTCGCCGGCAAGGGCATCGATCCCAAGGACATGGTGATGCTGGCCTACGGCGGCAACGGGCCGGTGTTCGCCGCGGTGCAGGCCGAAGACCTGGGCATCGACCGCGTGCTGGTGCCGAAGGCCTCGCCGACGTTCTCGGCGCTGGGCACGCTGGTGGCCAATCCCGGCATCGATGAGGAGCGTTCCTACATCGCGCCGGCCGACCAGGTCGACGTCGGCCGGCTCAAGGCCTTGTGGGCGGACCTGGAAGCGCGCGCGGAGAAATACTTCGCCGACGCCGAACTGCCGCGCGAGCGCATCACGTCGAAGTACCAGATGAAGATGCGGTACCCCGGGCAGAACTGGGCGCTGGCCTTCGACATCCGCGTCAACCAGGGCCTGGGCGACCTGGCCTTCGTCGATGCCGGCCTGCCCGCGCAGGCGATCGCGGCCTTCAACCAGCGCTACACCGAGGAGTTCGGACACGTACGCGAGGGCGAGATGCCCGAGGTGACCGGCATCCGCCTGGTGACCTGTGTCGAGACGCCGTCGCCGCGGGTGATTCGCGGAACCACGGCGGCAACCGTCGCGGCGCAGGGCAGCAGCACGCGCCGCACCAACCTGGGCACCGGCTACCGCGACACGCCGGTGTTCCGCGGCACCGCGCTGAAGCCGGGCCACGAGGTCACGGGTCCGGCGATCATCGAGGAGACCTTCACCACGATCGTGGTCTACCCGGGCTGGAAGGCACAGGTGGACGACGCGGGCGACTACGAGCTGACGCACGTCGGCAAGTCGCGCTGA
- a CDS encoding hydantoinase B/oxoprolinase family protein, giving the protein MSFELNRELAAKRAPLPTTATVDPVTASIIRGAFETVCFEAATYLGRAASSPIINQSNERNGSIIDAHGRLAGVSVGTPHLLFISQLTVRYGLKFYEDYDWGPGDVFVGNDPDFGGGHLPDYNVYAPVFDDDGRLVLIQALQAHQGDTGGKDPGGFTLEATDIFTEGLAIPCLKLVHRGEKRRDVIKLLERNNRFPSFAGDLAAMIGAVQHCVKLLQDVVRKWGAETVKAAVNHNIEHTEQRFREEIAKWPDGSYAADVFIDHDTQGTKDVKVHVNCTVNGDQLTVDLTGSDDRPQLVGVWNTFANSRGYAMTQLASMIDPGIIKNEGLFHAVEIVLPENTIVHPPINKPAALGSFHPACEIIEAICVALAPVVPERSCPQVYKIGMPNAVIGFRNGQMWMDQGVDSRSMDSSAVQGVDGWGASCVGLGNLLLSEAEDAESRFPILNISREMTPDTGGAGQWRGQPGSLNVKKILEPTMAMAWMVSSAHPLRGLCGGDDAGAYSNHFEVGTAQERKIELSTLAQLPGGAVIAYQHGGGGGFGPALLRDPEAVKEDVLDEKVSLAAARDRYGVILTGTLENYDLAVDVAATAAARRKLQAARAAQPA; this is encoded by the coding sequence ATGTCATTCGAACTGAACCGGGAACTGGCCGCGAAGCGCGCGCCGCTGCCGACCACGGCCACCGTCGACCCGGTCACCGCCAGCATCATCCGCGGTGCCTTCGAGACGGTCTGCTTCGAGGCGGCGACTTACCTGGGCCGGGCCGCTTCCTCGCCGATCATCAACCAGTCCAACGAGCGCAACGGCAGCATCATCGACGCCCATGGCCGCCTGGCCGGCGTTTCGGTGGGTACGCCGCACCTGCTGTTCATCTCGCAGCTGACGGTGCGCTACGGGCTGAAGTTCTACGAGGACTACGACTGGGGTCCGGGCGATGTCTTCGTCGGCAACGACCCGGACTTCGGCGGCGGCCACCTGCCGGACTACAACGTCTACGCGCCGGTGTTCGACGACGACGGCAGGCTGGTGCTGATCCAGGCCCTGCAGGCGCACCAGGGCGATACCGGCGGCAAGGACCCCGGCGGTTTCACGCTGGAGGCCACCGACATCTTCACCGAGGGCCTGGCGATTCCCTGCCTGAAGCTGGTGCACCGCGGCGAGAAGCGCCGCGACGTCATCAAGCTGCTGGAGCGCAACAACCGCTTTCCCTCCTTCGCCGGCGATCTCGCCGCGATGATTGGCGCGGTGCAGCACTGCGTGAAGCTGCTGCAGGACGTTGTCCGCAAGTGGGGTGCCGAGACCGTGAAGGCAGCCGTCAACCACAACATCGAGCACACCGAGCAGCGCTTCCGCGAGGAGATCGCGAAGTGGCCGGACGGCTCCTATGCCGCCGATGTCTTCATCGACCACGACACCCAGGGCACCAAGGACGTCAAGGTGCACGTCAACTGCACCGTCAATGGCGACCAGCTGACGGTGGACCTGACCGGCTCCGACGATCGTCCGCAACTGGTCGGCGTGTGGAACACCTTCGCCAACAGCCGTGGCTATGCCATGACGCAGCTGGCCTCGATGATCGATCCCGGCATCATCAAGAACGAGGGACTGTTCCACGCGGTGGAGATCGTGCTGCCCGAGAATACGATCGTGCATCCGCCGATCAACAAGCCGGCGGCATTGGGTTCCTTCCACCCGGCCTGCGAGATCATCGAGGCGATCTGCGTGGCGCTGGCGCCGGTGGTGCCGGAGCGCTCCTGCCCGCAGGTCTACAAGATCGGCATGCCGAACGCGGTGATCGGCTTCAGGAATGGCCAGATGTGGATGGACCAGGGCGTCGACTCCCGTTCGATGGATTCCTCGGCGGTGCAGGGCGTCGATGGCTGGGGTGCTTCCTGCGTCGGCCTGGGCAACCTGCTGCTGTCGGAGGCGGAGGATGCGGAGAGCCGTTTCCCGATCCTCAACATCAGCCGCGAGATGACGCCGGATACCGGTGGCGCCGGGCAGTGGCGTGGCCAGCCGGGCAGCCTCAACGTCAAGAAGATCCTCGAGCCGACCATGGCGATGGCCTGGATGGTGTCGTCGGCGCACCCGCTGCGCGGCCTCTGCGGCGGCGACGATGCCGGGGCCTACTCGAACCATTTCGAAGTGGGCACCGCGCAGGAGCGCAAGATCGAGCTGTCGACGCTGGCGCAGCTGCCGGGCGGGGCGGTGATCGCCTATCAGCATGGCGGCGGCGGCGGCTTCGGGCCGGCTCTGCTGCGCGACCCGGAGGCGGTGAAGGAAGACGTGCTCGACGAGAAGGTCAGCCTCGCGGCGGCGCGGGACAGGTACGGCGTGATCCTGACCGGCACGCTGGAAAACTACGACCTCGCGGTCGACGTGGCGGCCACCGCGGCGGCGCGCCGGAAACTGCAGGCCGCGCGCGCAGCGCAGCCTGCCTGA